In Lewinella sp. 4G2, the DNA window CTCCAATCCGGACGGAATGAGTCCCGTTCGTACAAAAATTCCGTCCCATCGTGGGGGTTTCCCTGCCGGTCCGCGCGGGCGGGGATGAAGGGAAGGTCTGGGTTGCGCAGGTACTTCAAGGTGGGTCTTCGGTGGTGTGTGGTGAACGAACGTTACAGCCCCAACTCAGTTCGGAGTTTCTTCGTCATCTTGGCAACGACGAGATCGTGGCTGTGGTCGATCAGTTCGAAGACGAGGTCCTGGCGGAGGTCACCCTCGTCGATGTAGAGGCTGTTCCAGTGGGTCTTATTCATATGCCAGGCGCCGCGGATGGCCGGGTAGCGTTCGCGGAGGTCGATCGCGCGTTCGGGGTCACACTTCAGGTTGATGCGGAGGTCTTCACTGTCGAGGCTGATGACCCCGAACATCTTTCCGCCTACCTTGAAGACCAGGGCGGTGGGGCCGAAGGGGATGCCTTCCGTTGTATGAGGTTTGGCCAGGATGTATTCCCGGAGGTCGTCGATGGTCATCGTCCCTAAATTACCTGGGTGGTCGGGCTGCCGTCGCCCAGGCTGGGGCGGTAGAGGTAGGCACCAACGTAAGTCAGTACGCTGAGGACGATTGGGGCGATGGGCATCTCACCGGCGTGGAGCCAGCTAAAGGCCATCGCTCCACCCCAGTAGCTGGCGGCGAGGATCACTCCCAGGAGCCTTGTCCGGGGAATGGCGAGGGCGGCCAGAGCAATGAGTTCCACGACGCCCAGAATATAGGGAGCCATGGTGTTGCCATTCATCTCCGCCGCAAATTCTGCTGGCTTCACGAATTTAATAACGCCAGAACCCAGGAGGGCGAAGCCAACGAGGCCGAGGAGGATGAGACCAATTTTTTGCTTATTCATAAGTAGGCACTTTAATTGTGTACGCAACCTACTTCAAAAAGTGGGGCCCACCAAATTGTCCTAAGGCCACTAATCCACCTGATTAGCCAGCCTTTCCCAATTCGGTATATTCGCTGCATGAAAGCTACCCATTTTCTCTTCACGCTGCTCCTTGCCCTTTCCCTCGCACCCGCGGCAGCGCAAAAAACGACTTACCTGCACTGCGGCCGCATCATCGATGGTGTCGGCAATAACCTGACCGAACGGACGATCGTGGTAACGGACGAACGCATTACCGACGTCCGGGCCGGCTACCAACCCGCCGGTGCCGGAGTAGAAATTATTGATCTGAAGACTTCTACCGTGCTGCCTGGCCTCATTGATCTGCACGTACACGTCGAGCAGCAATCCAGCCCCGGCTCCTACATGGAGCGGTTTACGATGGACCCGGCCGACGTGGCCCTCCGCGCTACGACCTACCTCGACAAAACCCTGATGGCCGGCTTTACGACCGTCCGGGATTTGGGTGGGACCGGCGTCAACGTCTCCCTTCGGAGTGCCGTGAACAAAGGATACATTCGGGGGCCACGCATCTTTACCGCCGAAAAATCGATCGCCAGCACGGGTGGCCACGCCGACCCTTCTAACGGTCGCAACAGCGAGCTTTCCTTCGACGCCGGACCGGAAGCGGGCGTCATCAACAGTTCCGACGAAGCGTACAAAGCGGTCCGTACCCGCTACCAACGGGGGGCGGACTGCATCAAAATTACCGCGACCGGCGGCGTCCTCAGCGTAGCGAAAGACGGGCAGGGGCCGCAATTCAGAACCGAAGAAATTGAAGCCATCGTTGCCGCCGCCAAAGATTACGGGATGCACACGGCCGCCCACGCTCACGGAAAGGAAGGAATGGAGCGCGCCATTCGGGCCGGTATCACCACCATCGAGCACGGTACTTACATGGACGAAGAAACCATGGATCTGATGATTGAATACGGAACGATTTACGTCCCTACCCTCCTCGCCGGTGCCTTCGTGGCCGAGAAAGCGGAGATCCCCGGCTACTTCCCCGCCGTGATCGTACCTAAAGCGCGGACGATCGGCCCGGCCCTCATTACCACCTTTGGGCGCGCCTACGAACACGGAGTCAAGATTGCCTTCGGAACCGACAGCGGCGTCAGTGCCCACGGCGACAACGCCAAGGAGTTTGCCCTCATGGTGGAGGCCGGCATGCCGGAAATGGAGGCCATCAACAGCGCGACCTCGGTAGCAGCCGAAGTGCTGGGGCGGCAGGATGATCTGGGTCAAATCAAGCCAGGGTATTTGGCCGACATAGTCGCCGTAAAGGGCAACCCACTCAATAATATCACCGCCCTGGAGCAGGTCCATTTCGTCATGAAGGAGGGCCAACGGGTGAAGTAACGACCACGCAACAATGCTGCCGGCTAGCTTGTAAGTATTTCGTTGTCTTGAGCTTTTCTGACTTTTCGCGGTAAGATTTACGCCGCCGTTTCTATCACCTGAGCCCACTTTTAAGTTTCACACCCCTTGAAATCGTTGATGTTTGGCCCCGCTTG includes these proteins:
- a CDS encoding MmcQ/YjbR family DNA-binding protein, with amino-acid sequence MTIDDLREYILAKPHTTEGIPFGPTALVFKVGGKMFGVISLDSEDLRINLKCDPERAIDLRERYPAIRGAWHMNKTHWNSLYIDEGDLRQDLVFELIDHSHDLVVAKMTKKLRTELGL
- a CDS encoding DoxX family protein; this encodes MNKQKIGLILLGLVGFALLGSGVIKFVKPAEFAAEMNGNTMAPYILGVVELIALAALAIPRTRLLGVILAASYWGGAMAFSWLHAGEMPIAPIVLSVLTYVGAYLYRPSLGDGSPTTQVI
- a CDS encoding amidohydrolase family protein, producing the protein MKATHFLFTLLLALSLAPAAAQKTTYLHCGRIIDGVGNNLTERTIVVTDERITDVRAGYQPAGAGVEIIDLKTSTVLPGLIDLHVHVEQQSSPGSYMERFTMDPADVALRATTYLDKTLMAGFTTVRDLGGTGVNVSLRSAVNKGYIRGPRIFTAEKSIASTGGHADPSNGRNSELSFDAGPEAGVINSSDEAYKAVRTRYQRGADCIKITATGGVLSVAKDGQGPQFRTEEIEAIVAAAKDYGMHTAAHAHGKEGMERAIRAGITTIEHGTYMDEETMDLMIEYGTIYVPTLLAGAFVAEKAEIPGYFPAVIVPKARTIGPALITTFGRAYEHGVKIAFGTDSGVSAHGDNAKEFALMVEAGMPEMEAINSATSVAAEVLGRQDDLGQIKPGYLADIVAVKGNPLNNITALEQVHFVMKEGQRVK